A genomic region of Phragmites australis chromosome 2, lpPhrAust1.1, whole genome shotgun sequence contains the following coding sequences:
- the LOC133893941 gene encoding putative pectinesterase/pectinesterase inhibitor 22, with protein MHTFLPRQTIPYLQRHQDRPWLIPLYTHTPKCTWRDTCKLNATSAMASPASATNTCTQLLLLLMSLLLLAHRGNCRAVFSSLSFESQGEAEAFEDALLRQACFNVSSSWGREACVSRLDTARGGAGSGPVPVLRSALRDTLGEAVSAVGAVAGLASLSNHAREEMAVRDCVELLGYSVDELGWALNAMAEPDDLDPEPGSSRSGAAAHRSEEDLHAWLSAALSNQDTCIEGFHGTDGRLLRRVEAAVAQLTQLVSNLLAMHKRLRSITPLHHAPPRNNGTSGSGADSELPPWVMDVDGGGEEQELVRAHAAGRKATRVDVVVAQDGSGRYRTVSEAVARAPNHSRRRYVIYVKRGVYHENVEVKKKKTNIVIVGEGMGETVISGSRSLSGGWSTFRSATFAVSGAGFIARDLTFRNTAGPAAHQAVALRVDSDRSAFFRVAVEGHQDTLYAHSLRQFYRDCRVAGTVDFVFGNGIAVIQRSTIATLPLAPGQVGSVTAQGRKDPNQNTGFSFHGCVVEAKYPTYLGRPWKPFSRVVVMESYLGAGVQARGWLEWAAWDRAGLATLFYGEYRNYGPGAGVAGRVRWPGYHVIMDAAVASSFTVRRFISGLAWLPGTGVTFTADLFRKT; from the exons ATGCACACCTTTCTTCCACGACAAACTATACCTTACCTCCAAAGGCACCAAGACAGACCATGGCTGATACCTCTATATACACACACGCCCAAATGCACATGGCGAGACACTTGCAAGCTGAATGCAACTTCGGCAATGGCGTCTCCTGCAAGTGCTACCAACACCTGCACgcaactgctgctgctgctgatgtcCTTGCTCCTCCTTGCACACCGCGGGAATTGCCGCGCCGTTTTCTCCAGCTTGTCCTTCGAGAGCCAGGGGGAGGCGGAGGCCTTCGAGGACGCGCTGCTGCGCCAGGCGTGCTTCAACGTCTCCTCGTCGTGGGGCCGTGAGGCCTGCGTGTCGCGTCTCGACACGGCCCGCGGTGGCGCGGGTAGCGGCCCCGTGCCCGTCCTCCGCTCCGCGCTCCGCGACACGCTCGGCGAGGCCGTCAGTGCCGTGGGGGCCGTCGCGGGGCTCGCCTCGCTGTCCAACCACGCGCGCGAGGAGATGGCGGTGCGCGACTGCGTCGAGCTTCTGGGGTACTCCGTCGACGAGCTCGGGTGGGCGCTGAACGCCATGGCCGAGCCCGACGACCTGGACCCAGAGCCGGGCTCGTCCCGGTCCGGCGCCGCCGCGCACCGCTCGGAGGAGGACCTCCACGCGTGGCTGAGCGCCGCGCTGAGCAACCAAGACACCTGCATCGAGGGCTTCCACGGCACCGACGGCCGCCTGCTGCGCCGCgtcgaggcggcggtggcgcagcTCACGCAGCTGGTGAGCAACCTCCTCGCCATGCACAAGCGGCTGCGCAGCATCACGCCGCTGCACCACGCGCCTCCTAGAAACAACGGCACATCCGGCTCCGGCGCCGACTCGGAGCTTCCCCCGTGGGTGATGGacgtcgacggcggcggcgaggagcagGAGCTCGTGCGCGCCCATGCGGCCGGCAGGAAGGCGACGCGCGTGGACGTCGTGGTGGCGCAGGACGGCAGTGGGCGGTACCGGACCGTCAGCGAGGCGGTGGCACGGGCGCCGAACCACAGCAGGCGGAGGTACGTGATCTACGTGAAGCGCGGGGTGTACCACGAGAACGTggaggtgaagaagaagaagaccaacaTCGTGATCGTCGGGGAGGGCATGGGCGAGACGGTGATCTCCGGTAGCCGAAGCCTCTCCGGCGGCTGGAGCACCTTCCGGAGTGCCACTTTTG CGGTGTCCGGCGCGGGGTTCATCGCGCGGGACCTGACGTTCCGCAACACCGCGGGGCCGGCGGCGCACCAGGCGGTGGCGCTGCGCGTGGACTCGGACCGCTCCGCCTTCTTCCGCGTCGCGGTGGAGGGCCACCAGGACACGCTGTACGCGCACTCGCTCCGCCAGTTCTACCGCGACTGCCGCGTCGCCGGCACCGTCGACTTCGTCTTCGGCAACGGCATCGCCGTCATCCAGCGTAGCACCATCGCCACGCTGCCCCTCGCCCCGGGCCAGGTGGGCAGCGTCACCGCGCAGGGACGCAAGGACCCGAACCAGAACACGGGGTTCTCCTTCCACGGCTGCGTGGTCGAGGCCAAGTACCCGACGTACCTGGGCCGGCCGTGGAAGCCCTTCTCGCGGGTGGTGGTGATGGAGTCGTACCTGGGCGCCGGCGTGCAGGCGCGCGGGTGGCTGGAGTGGGCCGCGTGGGATCGCGCGGGCCTGGCCACGCTCTTCTACGGGGAGTACAGGAACTACGGGCCCGGGGCCGGGGTCGCcggccgggtgaggtggcccgGGTACCACGTGATCATGGACGCCGCCGTCGCCAGCAGCTTCACCGTGCGGCGGTTCATCAGCGGGCTCGCGTGGCTGCCGGGCACCGGCGTCACCTTCACGGCCGATCTGTTCAGGAAAACATGA